From the Lathyrus oleraceus cultivar Zhongwan6 chromosome 3, CAAS_Psat_ZW6_1.0, whole genome shotgun sequence genome, the window cacctctcacgtccattgtactaaatgggaaccatttagttaaatttataattaaaatgttagcttatgtcatttgttttcttcgagtgacTAAAAGttcaaaaggaaaataaaatgggtcgcaaaaaggtttttattatGGTGATTGATAAGATTGCGGGTCTTAATCATACGTATCCTCAGGTACAATTAGGAATTCAAGCTATGTAGTTCTTTGTAGAAAACTACGTATTGGTTGGTTTATTTTATTGAACAAATATTTAGATCATACTCTAGCAGTTAAACGTTGCTTGTGCCCGCGATTGGAGGCTTAAAACATTTCTTTGTACCACGATAGAATGAactaaacaatgttctttttgaaaaggttttCGATCCCTCGGGGGAGAGAAAATAGGTTTGATGTGTTAGGGTGTTTTTGAGTGATTGAAGAATATTCGAACGGTAAGATAGTTACGGATATCACACGAATATTCGAGGTTATGAGGGACAAGTACGTTCAACCCAACATTTTTCAATCGAATTATTTATGAAATTTGTGTGGCGAATTAAGTCATGTTTCTTTAACGGATTACATGTATTCGTGTGGGAGGCTAATTACGGCCATCAGACAATACTCGGGATTACGATGAACAAGTACGTTCAACCCAATCTTTTTCGTCCACGGAAGAATAAACTTGATCCGGGTATTCAATGTGTTTTGATGTGATTGGAGAACGTTCGAACAACAGGCTAATTACGGCTATCACACGAACATTCGAGATTACATGGGACAAGTACGTTCAATCCAATCTTTTTCAACCAGTTAACTATTGCGAAAAGCATTTCGagataattaattttaaaaaggAAATGATTCACGTTAATTCAAAGTTGATCGAAATACGAATTTAGAAAAAATCGCTTGACATTGAATAAGGGTTTGATATTATATTGAAAATATATCATTTTAATTTATTAagatatttattattattattatttatttaattaattaaaaaataataaataaataataataatcataataAAATCCAAAAGGAATGTGATAGAAAATGAAGGATGATACAATTAGCAAATTACATAATAGCCCAAGGCTCATGatataaaataaaaacaaactaAACAAAAATTGTGACAAATGAAATGGGAGAGGTGTAGATAAAAGTCAACCCAAGAAGGCCCGTATGCCCTGGgtccacaaaacaaacaaaaaacaaCTGATTGTATTTAAAAAAATGATGATTTTTTAATGCATCCTATATTTTTCTTAAGCATACgtaaaaattcaaaaaatcacCTAATTTTCGAAAATGTATCTTCAGACGCATTCTAATAGATATATTTCATTCGTTTTTAAGTCACACCTCAATTTTATGAATAAATTTATTccaaaaatatatctttttaaaattttgaaaatgtATTTCCAAAACCTAAAAAAACAGTAAAATGCAATTACATATATGACGACAATTAAACACAGAGACATGCATGACTTGCGTGTGTATGAAAACATGATTGTTTGCGTGTGTTATCTACTGGACTTTCATCACCAAGTTGCTACATTTCCAAATATGTTGTTATAATATTTAATATCTATGTTATTTTTCACCAAAAATTATGTGTTAAAAATCTGTTTAATACATTgtgatcttgaagaggaagtatatatggagcaaCCACCTGGATTTCTTGTTTAGTGGGAGTCATCGAATATGGTGTGTAGGTTACACATgtctctttatggtcttaagcaaTCTCCGAGCTTGGTTCGGCAGATTCGGCACTGTAGTACaacagtttggtatggtccaTAGTGAAGCTGGCCATTCTGTTTTCTATCGTCACTCAGCCCAATggtgtatttatcttattgtgtatgtagatgatattgtcataacTGGTAGTGATCAGCAGGATATACTCTAGTTAAAGCAACATATCTCGAATCAATttcagacaaaagatcttggtaaACTTCGTTATTTCTTGGGTATTGAGATAACCCAATCTAAAGAGGGTTTGGTGATTTCTCGgcggaaatatgctatggatatttCAGAAGAAACAAGTTTGTTGAATGATAAACCAGCTGATACTCCTATTGATCCAAGTGCCAAACTATTATCCAATCAGGGGGAGCCTCTATCTGACTCAGGAAGGTATAGAAGATTGGttggaaagttgaattatctcacaGTCACTCGTCCATACATTTCTTTTGCAGTTAATGTGGTAAGTCAGTTCTTAAACTCCCCTTGTCAGGAACACATGTATGTTGTTATCCggattctgagatacatcaaatGTGTTTCAGGAAAAGGTCTAGTGTATGAAAATAAAGGACAGGCTCAGATAGTTGGATACTCCGATGCTGATTAGGCATGATCACCCATTGATAGACGATCCACTTCTGGGTATTGTGTACTTGTTGGAGGAAACCTTATATCCTGGAAAAGTAAGAAATAAAACGTAGTTGCAAGATCACGCGTCGGAGCAGAGTATATGGCCATGGAAATGGcaacatgtgaacttatttggttaaaaTAGTTGCTCAAAGAACTTAGAATTGAAGAAGCGAGAccaatgacacttatttgtgataatcaagcTGCATTGTACATTACTTTAAATTCAGTCTTCCATGAGAGGACCAAACACATTGAGATAGACTGTCACTTTGTCAGAGAGAAAATTGAACCAGGTGACATCGTCACAAACtttgtcaactctaatgatcaattggcAGACGTGTTTACAAAATCCCTGCGAAGTCTCAGGactaattatatatgtaacaagcttggtgcatttgacttatatgctcaagcttgaaggggagtgttgatatttgtaaatataatattaagaatatttgtatatcAAATAGTCTCACATTGACTATATCATATAATTAGTTGTAATCTCTCTATATATGATAAAGTCTACATAGTGCTTTTCAAAACACATggtttattcaaatgtctcttaaTCTCTTGTATTTCAACAGAATCAATCAAGAAAATAGAATAAATAGTAACCATGTTAGTTCAATAATACAGTTAGTTTGGTTACAAAAAGTAAATTTTAGACATAAACTACTCTCATTTTGATGATGTGTCATCTTTTTTAGGAAAGGACATCCAATAGATTTCAATTTTCTTATATTATAGGTGTAATACAAGCTTTGATAGTTTCCAATTTATGAATAAAAATTATTGTAATAAACACTCaatttttgacttgtttttatTAGAAAAGCAATGCAAATTAAAACTTACCTCTTTTTGTTTTTATATTTGCCAAAAAAAATGGATGTAAACTCTAGATTTAGGAAACTCACTGTTTTTAACAAATATTCATGTAATCCATTAGAGATGTATGAACCAAGCTAAAGTGACTTCAGACCAATCATAAATAAAAAACCAAATGCTAATAAAAGCAATTATAACCCTCATAAGCCTTAAGCCACACACTCAAACATGGTCATGTGCAAAAACAAGGTCAAGAACTTAAGGACAAAACCATTCACTAGGTCAAAACAAAACCATGGCTATAGGCCAAATGACTaattatgaatgcaaaatgtgaatgcaaatgaatgcaacTAACACGGTTTTAATAATGATAGAATGCAATATACAAAGACTAAGAAGAGTACTATTGCCTTCAATTTATCCTAATAAATGTTGGGAATATTGTCGGTAAATTGGATAATACTTGATTGTTCGGAAGTATTTCTAGAGAAGTTCGACAAAATCACCAGGACAATTTACATTTCACAATCTCATGTAGAACTAGACTGAAGAATTAACATGATTACATAGAGGACAAGGAGCTATTTAACTAGAAGACTTGTAGCAACCAAAGCATCCTCGTATAGACAAACTTTTATGTACTGGGGTTACTGGCTTAGACTCGGCCTTAGCATCAGGATCTTCGCGCGGATAATGTTTATAGAAGGCGTTAACTGCTCCCACCACCCCATCTTCGTTTTTCATGGAGTTGGCAAGTTCAACAGCCTGCTTTTTCACCTGCATAAAAGCATATAACAATATATGAAAAGGCATTAAAATAAGAATCGAGAAAAGTCCCTTAAGTTGTCAATGAACGCACAGCACTGATTGGCATACTTAATAGAATGTGATCACTGATATTTGATTTGTTCAATATTCTTATGTAAATCCTTATTTTTCAGTGGATAAATTATGCCAGATAAGCATAAGCTGTTTTCTATTGCTGCTTAGGTAAAGCATCTTAAACAAGGAAATTTATTGTACGTCCTAATGCTACATTCACAACACTAACATACGTGATCACAATTGAACATTACCTCTGGATTCATCATAAAGCATATGGCATCAACCAGCCTTTCCAATGTAAACTCCTTTACCGGGATGGGTGCGGGACCTACTCCTCTGGCGTGCACCCGCTCTCCCCAAAATGGCTGGTCCCCAAAGAATGGTACAATAGTGGTTGGGCACTACAATAAAAAGATAATAGAGATAACTCGTTAGAGTTACATATATAGTATAAACTATTTATAATATTTCAGACTGCACTAATTACTTCAGCTCTAAGACCGGCAGCAGTTGTTCCAGCGCCTCCGTGATGTACCTGAAACATTCGCAACTATCAACCGAGATTCATTTATCATTCAAAATTACTATACTTCCCACCAAGAAAAAATTAGTACGTACCACAGCAGTGCATCGTGGAAATAGCCAATCATGCGGACAGTTGTCCAGTAAGTACACAAATTTGGATTTGTTTAGTTCTGCCACTAAGAAAGAGAAATCACTACATGCTTCACAATCAGAGCAGAAAAATAATGTAATTACTGAGCCGTGCTCGAAGTAGAAATCAAGACTCACAATTCCCAAGACCACCCCACCCTTTGTTGATGATACCTCTCTGCCCTGTTTGTTTCAGAGCTTGAACTATAATTCTTGTCATTTTTTCGGGTTCCTGTAGAGGCTGTTTTaaaattcaaaacaaaatttAGAAAGTAAGTCTGTAAGGAGTTTAATAATAGCATAGGTGTATTTTGATAAACAAGATGATTAAGCTCAGAATTAGCATCTTATATAAATTTAGGTTTGTAGCCCCTGGTTCATATTGCTGGTCTGGTGAATGCCTATTGAATTGATCTTTTCCAGAACTGGAAAAGTTCTTCTTTTTGTTTCTAGAGTGACCCTTTACTAATGTTGTTTCTAAATGTAAATACATTTCTATACTGATGCAAATTTCATTCAAGATGGGTCTCTTATATTCGGTGGATTTTGGAAAAACTCATCTTTACGTTAAGGACACTTCCTCAAACACTTGAGAAAACTGATCTTTCAACTTTCCTTTATCACAGACAATTCTCCAACACAACTAATGATATCAAAATAAGTTGAGGAACAGAACATACCACTTTGAatctgatatatatatatatatatatatatatatatatatatatatatatatatatatatatatatatatatatatatatatatatatatatatatatatatatatatatatatatatatatatatatatatactattGATTAATGATTATGGAAAATTATACATGGAAAAGTTATACACAGTGGATCCCTAGATTCATCAGTGTGATCAGGTGACCTAAACATGTAGTTATAGAAACTCACAAGGCTACCAAATCCAATATAGATAGGGCGGTCTCCTTCTTCAAGCCAATCTACTAGCGATTTTGGTGGTTCATAATTTGAAGCAAGGTCAAGGAAACAAAATCCAACAATGTCGATGTTAGGTCCCCAATCTGCAGATTGAGAAGTAAAACAGAATCAGACTATCTCAACATCGTTCATAAAGCATCTAGAGTGGGTGACCAACTAACGCCAGAGGAAGTGAGTTCATAAAGTTGAAAAAAATAAATACTATGATGTGACAGTAGGTAAAGTATAAACCCTATATTAGAATAACAACTTCTCAGAACTACAAATAGCACATCAAGAGGGAAACAGTGCAGACTATAATATATGACATTACACTAATCATACACATCAAACCTTTTGGTTTAGGGACCAAGTTGGGGCTCCAAATATAACCATAGGGCATATCAGGAGGGGAAGTGTAAGATCCACGTAGATAAGTAACAGCTCTTAACTTCAGCTTCTTCTTCCTAAACTCGTTTATCAAATCTCGTATTCCAAGCCAGATTAAAGCATCAACTATTTGATATGACAGCTGAAAGGCTCGAAACACAACAATAGAAAATATAACTTAGACATGCCATAAGGTAACTAATAAATTAGTTAATTTCAGATTAACCGAACAAACACTAGACTCACTCTGTATCCAATTGGCTGCCTAACACGGGAAAGAGGGTGAGGGAATTCATTAGTAGGCCTGAAATATAGTCAAACATCATTTTAATAAAAAGTACATGAAAATACCTCCAACAAATGAGCAAAAATGAGAACCATATTAAATTTAAGTGAATGAATGATTCACAAAAAATGAAAGAACTCAAGCTAGAGTTCTTAGAACTTGGTTTTAGCCTAACTCAATCCCATAAAACCAGTTTATAAGATGAGAGATTTCTCTTGCTTATAAATACATTTCTAGGTTATATCATATCCAATGTGAGCCTCTTAATAGAGACTCTCACGCTCAAGACTAGACATCTGAAGTGTGACCAATGAGACCCAACATATCTAGGACAAGCTTTGATAACATTCTAGGGTTTAGGTTAAACCCAACTCAACTCTACAAGACCACCAGCTTATAAGGTCATCTTTCAAATATGTTTTCAACCCATATCATTCTCAATGTGAGactttcaacaaaaatgcaaCCCAACAAAAAAAATATAGATAATTAAATGCAGGATTAGCCCATGTCAGGAAATAAGACTTACGTCCACGGCATTGTGAAAAATATGTGCAGCGGAACATTTAGATACTCAGCAACATGAGTATGCCCTGCATAAGTTCATAACattaaaataacaatattttTAGTCATATTATTATACATAATAGCTGTAAAAAAATCTCTGATTATCAGTTAGTCTTGCAGTCATTTCTATCTGCAATGAACTTCCTTTCAAACTTCAACAAAACAAGTTCCCATACAAACTTAACTGAAAAGAAAAGGTATTTTGGAAAATGTATTTGATTTATTGATtacattggaaaaattaaattAAGTTAGTCACTATTCTTAAGATGCATGTTGTTAGTTATTTTTTCTTATAATTGAGACCGGAGAGTATAAACAGAAGCATAAAATACAAGGAGTAAGAACAAGACACTATTGATTATCACAAAAACACCTCTTCCATAGAAGGGTAGTGAAAATACAACCTCAACCCTAAATAGAGTGACTTCTCACTCTTCTACTTGTAAGACTAGGAAAATAAAATACACCTCAGCCCCTTCGTTAAAAAAAAACTATTACCAAAGACTCACACCTCTCACAAATCCTAACTAAGTATTAGGCTATACCCCTAATAGTAACCCTTTTCCTAATCGTAATGAATGATGCGACCTTAAAACCATAGTTCTTTTACATTTTTGCCAACAAATTTCCCTATAATATACCTGAAAATTGCATGCCTTGGACCGGGTCTACTCTTTTGAAGTTAATTATTCCAAACTCAATTAACATAGAACTCAAGGAATCTTGCTCTTTAAGAGCTCACATGAGCCTGATTTAGGAAACTAAAGCCTCGCACTGTAGATGGTCTTTCTTGTAAGGCCTCCATCAGTACCACAAGAAGCCAAACTACATgggaaaaagaagaagaaaatccaacaatgttttttatttttatttctttggGTTTAACCATATTACAATTATCGAATAGTTTAAATTTTAGATTGAGATATTTTAAAGTTCATGGTGTGCTGCTGCTTATAGAAGGCTTAATTGATAATGGCTGATGGTACAAGAATGATAGATCCAAATCCTTAAATTTTATGAGACTTTAAGTTTGTTGTTGAAAAGAATTTTGGTCACTATACAATATCTTATTATTTGATAAAATGTTTGATTACATTCTAAGTAATGCAAAAAAGACTGAATTTGTCAATGTTACATTATTGTGAGGCAAAGCCtaataataatgaaataataACTGAATTTAAGTAAATCTTACCATATGCTGGAGGGTTTGCAATTATAGCTTCTGCTTTAAATGGTTCATTTGAGTCTGGGTACTGGCTGTTGCATGCAGGAAGCAAAGAGTGAATAATAGACTTGATTTGACTTCTTTGTAATTGTATTTCTGAAGGTCCTGATGGCAAGAAGCCTTTATTCTTGACCATATCTGAAAAACATTATGTATGGAAATAATTATATAAATTATTTGAAAGTATGTGAGTGCGTAATTATAATGGAAAAcattatattatatttataaaCATCCCGTCTCTTAAAAAATTGGTATATATGACAAACTATGTCTTTTAAACTGGCAACCAAATGTAGCCGCAATGAAGGTGGCTAGGGTTTCCATCACTATATTCATCTGTATTATGTTTGACTTGAATCATAAGAGAACTACATGAGAAATACCTCAATTTGTAATTGTAGTTAAGTTGTCGTGTCAAGCTACTAATAGAAAATAGTTAGAGGAGAAAATAAGACAAGCTGAATTTAGCAAGATCGAGAAGTGGATGGTATAAGAAATACTTACACCCTGCAAGAACTTTGGGATCTCCTCCTAAAGGGTAAAACTCCAAGCCTGCTTTCAAGACAAAATCTTCAAAATTTTTATGAGTAGCAAGCCTAACCCGGTGGCCGTCTGCCTGGAAACAAACTTCGCCCTCAATTAGGCTGAATTTCAAGGAGATAATGGAAATTTGAAAAGTAAAAACTTAAGATTTTAGAAAGTATCATTAATTTGTAAAGTACTACATAGTATATACCAGTTAAAAAATGGAATTTAAAATCCATCATGTTCATGAAACACAGGAGAGGCTTACATTACATCATAGTGAAAATAAATGAGTGTAGGTGTAGCTCAGTGATCACCTATTATGGTTCATATGGGCTGGATGGGTGGGCATTCAATCGAAAGGATTCCTTTCGACCTATAACTACAAGTTGTACAGGTATAAAGTTCCTCTCAACCTATTCAAGTGTCACTCAAACCTAAAAGGCACAGACATGCCTTTTACATTATTAATTAACTGCAACAGCCAATGGTAGTTTCGACTAGGATAACTTATGAGAAAGAAGTAAAACATGTGATTTTGAAGTTATTTGGAATGTTTACAGGTAAGGACATCACATGAAGGACCACCTGAAATAGATAGTTTTACTTAAAACCAAAAACCGAATGTTTGATGTAGGCTTCCTATCCAACTGCTAAAGAAACGCCAAACCACGTGTTACTAAGAGGAGACCAGTTATGTTCTTAGCCTTTTTATTTTCTAAAGCAACTAACCAAGCCAAAGCAGGGACATAACTTGGAATTAAAAGTAGAACACTAGAAAACATTTGTCAGTGCCAAATTTGCAAGCAATCAGCTTGTAAGGTGGCAGCCACAAGCATGAACATAACCACAGTTTAACTTTTCATTAATACAATCAATGTTCTGAGTGGCAGACTGCATTAGTCTGGGGCCCTACACAATTGTAAACTGCATTACTCTGGGCCCCTACACGATTACAAACTGCATCAACTTGCAAGGTGGCCGCCACAACCCTGACCATAACCACAATTTAAGACAGTAAACTTATAACTTCCATGAAAAGTACCAACAGCATTTCTACTATCCTGAACATGTTCAAAGTAAACTCATACTTCAATTCAAATCCCGATAATTTTCATGACCTGGATGCCTTTCCTCCAAAGGAAGTTGTAAATTATCCCAAACATGGAGAAAATTAAGGATGTACAGAGTACAGCACATATTTTTCAAGTAATAATCGATGTTAAAGAAAACTACTGGAGAAAGCAAGAACGAATAACACCTGCAGACGCTTCCCAATGGCAACAAATGGCTGGACATCTCCCTGTGTACCAACTATAAGCATTGCAATTTGTTGCGGTCGAATAGGTTGAACATCATCAATGAATGTTTCGTTGCAAGGTTCATAAATATTTTCTGGAGAGTGAGGTGTAATATGTCCTGGAACATCAATTTCTACGGTACCATCATCCTTAACCATAAAAGCTTTTTTTAGCCATCTCAGCTGCAATATTTGCAAACAATTTTTAATCATTAAAAAAGAACAAGCAAATATCAAATCCCAGAGACATGCAGGAACATCAAGAGATGCAATGCAAGGTATATAAAATGAATATCAGCATGCTGAACAAGTTATTATATATCACTATATCAAGGAAATTGAAAAAATAACCAGAGTGATGCATAATTTTTACTTCCCTCGTAACCAAAGTTTTAAAAAAATGCTCCATTATCGCGAAAACAGCCGCGACTAAATGATATCGAAAGGTACCGATACCGTTATTCACCTTTTTTATAATGAAAAATAAATTGCTTGATTCACACCACGATAACTGCAATCAGTATCACAACTTCTATATCAACCGAAATCGTGAAATTCTTTACGCGACCGTTATTTAAAACCTTCCTCGTAACATTTCTACTAGAAATGAAGTAAAAAGAATGTTtcaaaaatagcaataacaaaAAATTTGAAGAGTGCAAGTGATTAATCCAAACCCTTTTCTTGAAAGGAACATTCTCATCGAAGAACCTAGCCAATAATCCACTGTGCCTTCCAACTTTAGCACCTTTCTTACTGTGATTTAACGGTTCAGCCACAACATTTTGCGACGCACTTGATGAATCCCTGTCAGTACGCCCTGCGTAAGGCCAATCCACACCAAAAACAATACATATAATCACATAAACTTCTTGTTTCCTCTCAAAGTTCAACACAACTATTATTCCATTTTCAATTTCTAATTTCTTACTAAATCTACAAAAATTTCAACATCATCGTGATCATAATTAGTAACATATCTATCAGCATTGCATGAGTAAATGCGATCTCGAGAAATCAATGACTACCTGAAGGAGTAGCGTCTGCGTCTACATAAACTGAAATGTCACTGCCGGAAGAGTCTAAACGGTGGTGATCATTACTCGCCATATCGGAGAAGAACGATGAAAAACGAAAAGCGGTTGTTGAATCTATGAATGGAGTGGTTTGGAAGGGAAATAggttttatgatgatgatgaaaagGAATAAAAGATTTGTTGCAAAGAGTTATGTGATGGTGATGGGGAAGGAATAATAGCTTCTTCTTTTCGCTTTTCGCAGGAAAAGAGAGAGAGGAAGAGAAAGCGTGAGAAAATATGCGAAGTCGCCACGTGGAAGAACGAGAAGACGTTTCACGAGACCGTTACATTGACCGCATTTGCACGTCTTCTTCATCTGCATTAACAACTCAAATGAACCtttttgaaaaatgaaataaaaaattgaaattaaCTGCTCTTTTTGTTTTCTCAATACCCACTATGACCATAACACATCATTCTCACCGTCATGGCGTCATGGTCATGCATGGTCATCGTGTCTTTTTCACTATTTAAATCTATTGTTTTTTGTCTGTAGCCGAATTTCAACCGATTCATGCAGCATTTTTTTGTCCTTAGATCAAGGTCAAGGAGTCTaaatttaaatataatatttgatttatattttataaaatcatttgattttaaattttaatCATTTGATTTTGATCTAATCTCCGAAAAAATGACGAATGCGTTATTTGCAAATGTAAGTTTTATGCATGACACAAAATTGGTTGCATCCCCAAAAGTTATCCTCATCTATTATTTGCAAATGTAAGTTTTATGCATGACACAAAATTGGTTGCATCCCCAAAAGTTATCCTCATCTATTAGTACTATCTATTAGTACTAGTAGTAGTTAATACTACTACAACTATTTCCATGTGTACACCCATTCTGGTTAGAAGATTTAAGGTGGCTTTGCTTTGTTAAAAATTAAGTGATTGTGTTGTAATGTACTCCCTTTCATTATTATTCTCATTTTTCAAATAATAATTCTTCTTTTATCTATAATATccttattatttattttatttattttactttttctctctaTGTAATAATTATataggggtaattttgacaaaagtgTAATTAATATCACCTTGAATTTTGCAAGTGAAATttaaaaagaaacaatttttttaagaaagtgacacttataaaAGAACGGAGGGAGTGATTCAAATTCAAATCACTTGAGTTTGCATTAAAGTTTGTATTTCATTTGAGTTTGTGTTTGAATTTAGTTTACATTTGAATTTAAATGAATGTATTTAAACTCAATGTCAATTGTATTTATAATAGAATTGTGAATGTGAGATTTTGAGAAAGTTAATTACCATttttcattctctctctctctctccttaattctctataattctttcatcttCTTAATCTTTTTTAATTCTTGTGAATCAATGGAGGTTCATTATTGAACTCCGACAATTGGCATCCAGAGCTTCGATTTGATTCACAAGGAAACACTAGTGTATTGAAGTATGTGATTGATTTCGTTCATGAAATTCCCGTTGAATTGAGGTTTGAAATCGAAGAGAATCACATATCTTGGTTCTCAAGGTTTGGAAAACACGAGTGTTGGTGAGAACTGGGTGATTTGCACAAGAACGAAGATGGATGGTGGAAACAGTAGCTTGAACACAAAGCTTCGAGTATTCGACAGAAAGAATTGGAATCAGTGATCGATTCGGatgcgtgtgttgtttgacgctcaagatgttcttgat encodes:
- the LOC127127009 gene encoding sterol 3-beta-glucosyltransferase UGT80A2 isoform X1; amino-acid sequence: MASNDHHRLDSSGSDISVYVDADATPSGRTDRDSSSASQNVVAEPLNHSKKGAKVGRHSGLLARFFDENVPFKKRLRWLKKAFMVKDDGTVEIDVPGHITPHSPENIYEPCNETFIDDVQPIRPQQIAMLIVGTQGDVQPFVAIGKRLQADGHRVRLATHKNFEDFVLKAGLEFYPLGGDPKVLAGYMVKNKGFLPSGPSEIQLQRSQIKSIIHSLLPACNSQYPDSNEPFKAEAIIANPPAYGHTHVAEYLNVPLHIFFTMPWTPTNEFPHPLSRVRQPIGYRLSYQIVDALIWLGIRDLINEFRKKKLKLRAVTYLRGSYTSPPDMPYGYIWSPNLVPKPKDWGPNIDIVGFCFLDLASNYEPPKSLVDWLEEGDRPIYIGFGSLPLQEPEKMTRIIVQALKQTGQRGIINKGWGGLGNLAELNKSKFVYLLDNCPHDWLFPRCTAVVHHGGAGTTAAGLRAECPTTIVPFFGDQPFWGERVHARGVGPAPIPVKEFTLERLVDAICFMMNPEVKKQAVELANSMKNEDGVVGAVNAFYKHYPREDPDAKAESKPVTPVHKSLSIRGCFGCYKSSS
- the LOC127127009 gene encoding sterol 3-beta-glucosyltransferase UGT80A2 isoform X2, which translates into the protein MVKDDGTVEIDVPGHITPHSPENIYEPCNETFIDDVQPIRPQQIAMLIVGTQGDVQPFVAIGKRLQADGHRVRLATHKNFEDFVLKAGLEFYPLGGDPKVLAGYMVKNKGFLPSGPSEIQLQRSQIKSIIHSLLPACNSQYPDSNEPFKAEAIIANPPAYGHTHVAEYLNVPLHIFFTMPWTPTNEFPHPLSRVRQPIGYRLSYQIVDALIWLGIRDLINEFRKKKLKLRAVTYLRGSYTSPPDMPYGYIWSPNLVPKPKDWGPNIDIVGFCFLDLASNYEPPKSLVDWLEEGDRPIYIGFGSLPLQEPEKMTRIIVQALKQTGQRGIINKGWGGLGNLAELNKSKFVYLLDNCPHDWLFPRCTAVVHHGGAGTTAAGLRAECPTTIVPFFGDQPFWGERVHARGVGPAPIPVKEFTLERLVDAICFMMNPEVKKQAVELANSMKNEDGVVGAVNAFYKHYPREDPDAKAESKPVTPVHKSLSIRGCFGCYKSSS
- the LOC127127009 gene encoding sterol 3-beta-glucosyltransferase UGT80A2 isoform X3; its protein translation is MVKNKGFLPSGPSEIQLQRSQIKSIIHSLLPACNSQYPDSNEPFKAEAIIANPPAYGHTHVAEYLNVPLHIFFTMPWTPTNEFPHPLSRVRQPIGYRLSYQIVDALIWLGIRDLINEFRKKKLKLRAVTYLRGSYTSPPDMPYGYIWSPNLVPKPKDWGPNIDIVGFCFLDLASNYEPPKSLVDWLEEGDRPIYIGFGSLPLQEPEKMTRIIVQALKQTGQRGIINKGWGGLGNLAELNKSKFVYLLDNCPHDWLFPRCTAVVHHGGAGTTAAGLRAECPTTIVPFFGDQPFWGERVHARGVGPAPIPVKEFTLERLVDAICFMMNPEVKKQAVELANSMKNEDGVVGAVNAFYKHYPREDPDAKAESKPVTPVHKSLSIRGCFGCYKSSS